Proteins encoded together in one Otariodibacter oris window:
- a CDS encoding virulence factor BrkB family protein, with the protein MWEKTIFFIRLFFYRFKQNKISVYSGHLTYSTMLAMVPLIMVAFSIFTLLPIFDEATIQLKQFAYDNFAPNASHLVEEYLDLFVENSKKMGIISILGLVFIALLLISSIDDALNEIWHNTEKRSVVLSFIIYLCVLIFGPMLAGASIAVSSYILSMEMFGKEGIFSFSTYLLKFMPFFLIWLMFTLAYVIVPNTKVSIKHASIGALIAALFFTLGKQAFVWYITTFPSYQAIYGVLATIPIMIVWIHLSWQVVLLGGQVASVLKDIDMIDQGIFKNPLQQDAI; encoded by the coding sequence ATGTGGGAAAAAACAATTTTTTTTATTCGATTATTTTTCTATCGGTTTAAACAAAACAAAATCAGCGTATATTCGGGGCATTTGACTTACAGTACGATGTTGGCGATGGTTCCATTAATTATGGTGGCGTTTTCTATTTTTACTTTATTGCCGATATTTGATGAAGCGACTATTCAATTAAAACAATTTGCTTATGATAATTTTGCACCGAATGCAAGCCATTTGGTTGAGGAATATTTAGATCTGTTTGTGGAAAACTCCAAGAAAATGGGAATTATCAGCATATTGGGCTTAGTCTTTATCGCGCTTCTTCTCATTTCCAGTATCGACGATGCACTAAATGAAATTTGGCACAACACCGAAAAACGTTCTGTCGTGTTATCTTTTATTATTTACCTCTGCGTGTTAATTTTTGGACCAATGCTAGCAGGAGCAAGTATCGCTGTCAGTTCCTATATTCTTTCGATGGAAATGTTTGGTAAAGAAGGGATTTTTTCCTTTAGCACCTATCTATTGAAATTTATGCCATTCTTTCTGATCTGGTTAATGTTTACTCTTGCTTATGTTATTGTGCCAAATACAAAAGTTAGTATTAAACATGCCAGTATTGGCGCATTGATTGCTGCCCTTTTCTTTACATTAGGTAAACAAGCCTTTGTGTGGTATATCACCACTTTCCCATCTTATCAGGCAATTTACGGCGTACTAGCTACGATTCCAATTATGATTGTATGGATCCATTTAAGTTGGCAAGTTGTACTATTAGGAGGGCAGGTTGCTTCGGTGCTTAAAGATATTGATATGATTGACCAAGGGATATTTAAAAATCCACTACAACAGGATGCAATATGA
- the dtd gene encoding D-aminoacyl-tRNA deacylase, translating into MIALIQRVKWAKVEVENQVIGEIPTGLLVLLGVEQGDDESKADRLLEKVLNYRVFSDENGKMNLNVQQVNGYLLVVSQFTLAADTQKGLRPSFSKGASPQEAERLYTYFHQQASHKIPTQTGQFAADMQVSLQNDGPVTFWLQV; encoded by the coding sequence ATGATTGCATTAATTCAGCGAGTAAAATGGGCAAAAGTCGAAGTTGAAAATCAAGTCATTGGTGAAATTCCAACAGGTTTACTAGTATTACTTGGTGTTGAGCAAGGCGATGACGAAAGCAAAGCCGATCGCTTACTTGAGAAAGTATTAAATTATCGTGTGTTCAGCGATGAAAACGGCAAAATGAATTTGAATGTGCAACAAGTAAATGGATACTTACTTGTTGTTTCCCAATTCACTTTAGCGGCGGATACGCAAAAGGGGCTTAGACCTAGCTTTTCTAAAGGTGCTTCGCCACAAGAGGCAGAACGCTTATATACTTATTTTCATCAGCAAGCGAGCCATAAAATCCCAACGCAAACAGGACAATTTGCAGCAGATATGCAAGTCAGTTTACAGAATGATGGACCTGTCACTTTCTGGCTACAAGTGTAA